A genomic window from Bacteroidales bacterium includes:
- a CDS encoding protein phosphatase — protein MLLERLGYIFDESLKTYTHPEHRKIVVLGDFINVGMQNKEILYT, from the coding sequence ATGCTGTTAGAACGTTTGGGTTACATTTTCGATGAATCATTAAAAACTTATACACATCCCGAACATAGAAAGATAGTTGTATTAGGAGATTTTATCAATGTAGGAATGCAAAATAAAGAGATTCTTTATAC